A DNA window from Fervidobacterium sp. contains the following coding sequences:
- a CDS encoding phosphatase PAP2 family protein produces the protein MDFSKVYLTFFIVILLFFVGFSRGDCFLELKGDIASLSGNIEEFLSHPLTTFSAIVFVFDETLSRVYPKSSFLSFLDKLDFPHFLGLAILASAIVFPIDSYTSFTILESFTFTTIVVGLTKFLTGRMRPYVENNPYAFKPLNFSKDYQSFPSGHSALSWAIFTPLSLRFGDFWFAVPMVISAQRLWSNNHWTSDVLFGASIGYNIGKIMFSNKEE, from the coding sequence GTGGATTTTAGTAAAGTGTATTTAACATTTTTCATTGTAATTCTTCTCTTTTTTGTAGGATTTTCCCGAGGTGATTGTTTTTTAGAACTGAAAGGTGATATCGCAAGTCTGTCAGGAAATATCGAAGAATTTCTTTCACATCCCCTTACAACTTTCTCTGCAATTGTATTTGTATTTGATGAAACACTCAGCAGGGTTTATCCGAAGTCATCGTTTTTGAGCTTTCTTGATAAGCTCGATTTTCCACATTTTCTTGGCTTAGCAATTTTGGCATCGGCAATAGTATTTCCTATTGATTCTTACACAAGCTTTACTATCTTGGAAAGTTTTACTTTTACAACGATAGTGGTAGGTCTAACAAAGTTCTTAACCGGTCGCATGAGACCGTATGTTGAGAATAATCCCTATGCTTTTAAGCCTTTGAACTTTTCAAAAGATTATCAATCATTTCCATCTGGTCATTCGGCATTATCTTGGGCAATCTTCACACCTCTTTCTTTAAGATTTGGTGATTTTTGGTTTGCAGTACCTATGGTAATTTCTGCCCAAAGGTTATGGTCTAATAATCACTGGACATCAGATGTACTATTTGGGGCATCGATTGGTTACAACATAGGAAAAATAATGTTTTCAAACAAGGAGGAATAA
- a CDS encoding alpha/beta hydrolase: MPFAFDYDKNIPFNLEETIHEKYSILSVDTVYEPDIPESKRIYIYQYRTKDPWLTMIFLHGIGNGHIAYLMWFAEQFAKHGIETFFMIHPYHLQRAKPEWNGGEPFFHHSPAHCVIRFHQAIKDVRRTIDLIQTFDKLQSLPIAIMGFSFGGMIATMSMAIDERIKVGILAFTGGDWRWINWYSPYVEPVREGYKKFSNEWGCFDEEKCIQLRNEGRKKLHNLKSIFQILELKPTCFHYDPISYAKFVKQPTLMFQGVFDKVIPRQAFNSLYRLIPNAKKIVVPSGHKSSYAFRRFILRNSLKFLENSVKKDS, from the coding sequence ATGCCCTTTGCATTTGATTATGATAAGAACATACCTTTTAACCTTGAAGAAACTATTCACGAAAAATATTCAATACTAAGTGTAGATACTGTGTACGAACCAGATATTCCTGAATCCAAAAGAATTTACATATACCAATACCGTACAAAAGATCCCTGGCTTACGATGATTTTTTTGCATGGAATTGGTAATGGACACATTGCTTATCTGATGTGGTTTGCAGAACAGTTTGCTAAACATGGTATAGAAACATTTTTCATGATTCATCCATATCATTTGCAACGCGCGAAACCAGAATGGAATGGTGGAGAACCGTTTTTCCATCATTCTCCAGCTCATTGTGTAATTAGGTTCCATCAGGCAATAAAAGATGTTAGGCGAACCATAGATTTAATCCAAACGTTTGACAAACTACAAAGTCTGCCAATTGCTATTATGGGATTCAGCTTCGGTGGAATGATAGCCACAATGAGTATGGCTATTGACGAAAGAATTAAAGTCGGTATATTAGCATTTACAGGTGGTGATTGGAGATGGATAAATTGGTATTCCCCTTATGTAGAACCAGTAAGGGAAGGATACAAAAAGTTCAGCAATGAATGGGGATGCTTCGATGAAGAAAAATGCATACAACTTAGAAACGAAGGAAGAAAAAAATTACACAACTTAAAATCAATTTTTCAAATCTTAGAGCTAAAACCTACGTGTTTCCACTACGATCCAATATCTTACGCAAAATTTGTGAAGCAACCAACTTTAATGTTTCAAGGAGTTTTTGATAAGGTCATTCCGCGGCAAGCTTTCAACAGTTTGTACAGATTGATTCCAAATGCAAAGAAGATAGTTGTACCATCTGGTCATAAGTCATCTTATGCGTTTAGAAGATTCATACTAAGAAATTCAT
- a CDS encoding SpoIIE family protein phosphatase has product MSSLNKLLEYLKNSKILDFLENLEIPAYIVSKDRVIVFWNKAAQSLTGYCQSEVLGRPCAKQVLNHVDRTGIPVCSTELCPLYQSIKSGQPVQIPFAVYGLTKSGIRRPFSVSGIPIKIDGEVLGAIEIFNDAEKMDSDMAIAIKIQQAFVPENTDRLEFFYKPSAGLGGDMIYYNPPWVGIIDVSGHGIAAALVSMLLRTIFDIVASFDPPLNQIPLLVENEMKKYQLEGLYFTSIFGKLEKDTFEFLDIAHPSPVNISRKEILETTNVPPIGFGLSQDYDFSVINKHYLLDGSLLLYTDGITEMKTKKGTLNSDGLLSVIDSQDDLSLIYLKILKERTSPLQEDDITMVLLKN; this is encoded by the coding sequence ATGAGTAGCTTAAATAAATTGTTGGAATATTTAAAGAACTCAAAAATTTTGGATTTTCTTGAGAATCTTGAAATTCCGGCTTACATTGTCTCGAAAGACAGGGTCATTGTATTCTGGAATAAAGCAGCTCAGTCCTTAACTGGTTACTGTCAAAGCGAGGTACTTGGCAGACCTTGTGCAAAGCAAGTATTGAATCACGTTGACAGAACAGGCATACCAGTTTGTTCGACCGAATTATGTCCTCTGTATCAGTCTATAAAAAGTGGACAACCAGTGCAAATTCCGTTTGCTGTGTACGGGCTTACAAAAAGTGGAATAAGAAGACCGTTCTCTGTTTCTGGTATTCCAATAAAAATTGACGGTGAAGTGCTTGGTGCTATTGAAATTTTTAACGATGCTGAAAAGATGGATAGTGACATGGCGATTGCTATAAAAATTCAGCAAGCATTTGTTCCTGAAAACACTGATAGATTGGAATTTTTTTACAAGCCTTCCGCAGGACTCGGTGGAGATATGATATATTATAATCCACCTTGGGTTGGAATTATAGATGTTAGTGGACATGGAATTGCAGCAGCGCTTGTAAGTATGCTTTTAAGAACAATTTTTGATATCGTTGCGTCGTTTGATCCTCCACTTAACCAGATACCTTTGCTTGTTGAGAATGAGATGAAAAAATATCAACTTGAAGGTCTATATTTTACCTCAATATTTGGAAAGTTGGAAAAAGATACGTTTGAATTTCTTGACATAGCTCATCCATCTCCTGTAAATATTTCAAGAAAAGAAATTTTGGAAACTACTAACGTACCACCTATAGGTTTTGGATTATCCCAGGATTACGATTTTTCAGTAATAAACAAACATTATCTATTAGACGGGAGTTTATTACTTTACACAGATGGTATCACGGAGATGAAAACTAAAAAGGGAACATTAAATTCTGATGGGTTGTTGTCGGTAATCGACAGCCAAGATGATTTGAGTTTGATTTACCTAAAAATTTTAAAAGAAAGAACGTCCCCCTTACAGGAGGACGATATTACAATGGTACTTTTGAAAAACTAA
- the guaA gene encoding glutamine-hydrolyzing GMP synthase yields the protein MEDILREEERQTVVVLDFGSQYTQLILRRIRELGFYSELLPFDEPWENVEKLSPVAFVLSGGPASVYDEGAPKIPEYVFEKNLPVLGICYGLQALVHQLGGKVEKSVHREFGPAKLEVKKSVGIFENIPDSFTVWMSHSDRVEKLPKDFEVLAVSENSPYAAVRSRDGKYYGVQFHPEVSHTQYGKNILENFLRNVAKLQPNWTMSNFAFHMINELRSKIDGRVILGLSGGVDSSVVAMLLHKAIPDKFIPIFVDTGLLRKNEGKEVVNQFEQIGIKVHYVDASGRFLKALEGVEDPEEKRKIIGHTFIDVFYQEAMKLKEMCGDIKYLAQGTLYPDVIESKVSERKAGAKIKTHHNVGGLPETLPFQIIEPLRYLFKDEVRVLGKELGLPESILQRHPFPGPGLAVRIIGPITSESVKLLQDADYIFIQELKKWDLYNKVWQAFAVLLPVKSVGVMGDYRTYENVVALRAVVSEDGMTADWAKLPHEFLNHVAKRIVNEVRGINRVVYDITSKPPATIEWE from the coding sequence ATGGAAGACATATTAAGAGAAGAAGAAAGGCAAACAGTAGTGGTTCTCGATTTTGGTTCCCAGTATACACAGTTAATTTTAAGAAGAATCAGAGAATTAGGATTTTACAGTGAACTTCTCCCATTTGATGAACCATGGGAGAATGTTGAAAAGCTATCTCCTGTGGCTTTTGTCTTATCAGGTGGTCCTGCAAGTGTGTACGATGAGGGCGCTCCTAAAATTCCTGAATACGTCTTTGAGAAAAATCTACCGGTTCTTGGAATATGTTATGGCTTACAAGCATTGGTTCATCAACTTGGTGGAAAGGTTGAGAAATCTGTGCATCGTGAATTTGGACCTGCAAAACTCGAAGTAAAGAAATCTGTTGGTATATTTGAAAATATACCTGATAGCTTTACAGTTTGGATGAGTCACTCTGACAGAGTTGAGAAATTACCAAAAGATTTTGAAGTCTTAGCTGTAAGTGAGAATTCACCGTACGCAGCTGTAAGAAGTAGGGATGGAAAATATTACGGAGTTCAATTCCATCCGGAAGTTTCGCATACACAGTATGGAAAAAACATCTTAGAAAATTTTCTAAGAAACGTAGCAAAGTTGCAACCAAATTGGACAATGTCAAATTTCGCCTTTCATATGATTAATGAATTAAGAAGTAAAATTGACGGCAGAGTAATACTTGGTTTGTCAGGAGGAGTTGATTCTTCTGTTGTTGCAATGTTACTTCACAAAGCCATACCGGATAAGTTTATTCCTATATTTGTGGACACAGGACTGTTAAGAAAAAACGAAGGAAAGGAAGTTGTAAACCAGTTTGAACAAATAGGTATAAAAGTTCATTATGTAGATGCCTCCGGGAGGTTTTTAAAAGCACTTGAAGGGGTTGAAGATCCTGAAGAAAAAAGAAAAATTATAGGACACACCTTTATAGATGTTTTTTATCAGGAGGCAATGAAATTGAAAGAAATGTGCGGGGATATAAAATATTTAGCGCAAGGTACACTTTATCCAGATGTTATCGAAAGCAAAGTTTCAGAAAGAAAGGCAGGAGCAAAGATTAAAACTCACCATAATGTTGGAGGATTACCGGAAACTCTACCATTTCAGATTATAGAACCTCTCAGGTACCTTTTTAAAGATGAAGTCAGGGTATTGGGCAAGGAACTTGGCCTTCCTGAAAGCATTTTACAGCGTCATCCATTTCCTGGTCCGGGATTAGCGGTAAGAATTATAGGACCTATCACAAGTGAATCTGTTAAACTTTTACAAGATGCAGATTATATATTTATTCAAGAGCTAAAAAAATGGGATTTGTACAATAAGGTTTGGCAAGCATTCGCTGTACTTTTACCAGTCAAATCTGTAGGTGTTATGGGAGATTATCGAACATATGAAAACGTTGTTGCACTAAGAGCCGTCGTAAGTGAAGATGGAATGACTGCAGATTGGGCAAAATTGCCACATGAATTTCTTAACCATGTGGCAAAGAGGATTGTTAACGAAGTACGAGGAATAAATAGGGTGGTATACGACATAACATCTAAACCACCTGCAACTATCGAATGGGAATAA
- a CDS encoding bifunctional aspartate carbamoyltransferase catalytic subunit/aspartate carbamoyltransferase regulatory subunit codes for MKHDFLGRTLAVINDFSVEEQLFLYQNTKKLKEMIKRKEDVSDFQIKRDTGIYIVFVEPSTRTKESFINAARFHKNAKVNIFDSEHSSFNKQESYVDTFNMLTGYSEYSIFILRTRLEGVCRLLEQKVGEFAERHGIPKPAFINGGDGKHEHPTQELLDEFTFLEQMNFDNSYIHIALVGDLLHGRTVHSKADGLKVFKNVKVDLVAPQELQMPKSYVEKMKRNGFEVNTFSSLDEYLSSTRPALIWYFTRLQLERMGEDILEKAQMLKKAVTFRKDMLEKILEGTKFYHPLPRPKVDPEIPTFLDTLPLNGWEHQAINGYWVRVILLSMLGGALEAPFDTTVKNEEKPDDFIVPAPITDGTKGVQKEGKRGIKPVDNGTVIDHIAKGKSPEEIYSTIVKIRKILKLYDIDSADGIFKSADGNFKGYISLPNRYLSFKEIKKLAAISPHTTVNIIKDARVTEKYRLELPPRIYNFEEIRCKNENCITNPLHGENVYSSFVQVDGKFVCEYCDTAHEYHEIWRI; via the coding sequence ATGAAACACGATTTTCTTGGTAGAACACTTGCGGTTATCAATGACTTTTCAGTTGAAGAGCAGCTTTTTTTGTATCAGAACACTAAGAAGTTGAAAGAAATGATTAAAAGAAAAGAAGATGTCTCTGATTTTCAAATCAAGCGTGACACAGGAATCTATATTGTTTTTGTTGAACCATCAACAAGAACCAAAGAATCTTTTATAAACGCGGCAAGATTTCATAAAAACGCGAAGGTAAATATCTTTGATTCTGAACATTCTTCGTTTAATAAGCAAGAAAGTTATGTGGATACCTTCAATATGTTAACAGGCTACAGCGAATATTCAATATTCATTTTAAGAACACGACTTGAAGGTGTTTGTAGGTTACTTGAGCAAAAAGTTGGAGAATTTGCCGAAAGACATGGCATACCAAAGCCAGCATTCATAAATGGTGGAGATGGTAAACACGAACATCCGACCCAAGAGTTGCTCGATGAGTTCACTTTTCTTGAACAGATGAATTTTGACAATTCCTATATTCACATAGCTTTAGTGGGGGATTTATTACATGGACGGACCGTGCATTCAAAAGCAGACGGGTTAAAAGTATTTAAGAACGTCAAAGTTGATTTGGTTGCTCCCCAAGAGCTACAAATGCCAAAGAGTTATGTAGAAAAAATGAAAAGAAATGGATTTGAAGTTAACACATTTTCTTCATTGGACGAGTATCTATCTTCCACAAGACCTGCTTTGATCTGGTATTTTACCAGATTACAACTTGAGAGGATGGGCGAAGATATCCTTGAGAAAGCACAAATGCTTAAAAAAGCCGTTACATTTAGAAAAGACATGCTCGAAAAGATTTTGGAAGGTACGAAATTTTACCATCCTCTACCACGGCCAAAAGTGGATCCTGAGATCCCCACTTTTCTTGATACACTACCGTTAAACGGATGGGAACACCAAGCTATTAACGGTTACTGGGTTAGGGTAATCCTTTTATCAATGCTAGGTGGAGCACTTGAAGCGCCTTTTGATACCACAGTTAAAAATGAGGAAAAGCCAGACGATTTTATAGTTCCGGCTCCAATTACAGATGGTACTAAGGGTGTACAAAAAGAGGGTAAAAGAGGAATAAAACCTGTAGATAATGGCACAGTCATCGATCATATTGCCAAGGGTAAATCTCCAGAAGAAATCTACAGTACGATAGTTAAAATAAGAAAAATACTGAAATTGTACGATATTGATAGCGCAGATGGAATCTTCAAATCAGCAGATGGAAACTTCAAAGGATACATAAGCTTACCAAATAGGTACTTATCATTTAAAGAAATAAAAAAACTTGCAGCTATATCACCGCACACAACTGTGAATATAATCAAAGATGCAAGAGTCACAGAAAAATACAGATTAGAACTTCCTCCAAGAATATACAATTTTGAAGAGATAAGGTGTAAGAACGAAAATTGTATTACAAATCCATTACATGGGGAAAACGTTTATTCATCGTTCGTTCAGGTAGATGGTAAATTTGTATGCGAATACTGCGATACAGCTCATGAATATCATGAAATATGGAGAATATAG
- a CDS encoding Na+/H+ antiporter NhaC family protein, whose amino-acid sequence MEGTAWAILPPLVAIMLSFITKNVLFSLFLGIFTGGLLLNSFNPVSAVGYSLEKIIGSMADEWNAKLLLFNLLMGAGIAFIWKLGGSTALSNWAKRKIKSRKTANVMAWLLGIIVFFNDYINAAIVGNVTRDIFEEHKISREKLSYILDSTSAPVATFFISDWIAYQLSMIQKGMEAANITEIAPIKAFFGSIPFNFYCIFTVLFVGLIAITEWDFGPMLKAELRARKEGKTYRDGAVPMLNVDFELGEPLKTKPMILTFILPILALIGVTLWGFYHTGAKGGGTTLIDKLGNADAATALLWGAFAMVLTGMGIAAMFKLMSLSEMMKTFLDGLKLMLLACAILVLAWSIGTVTKDMKLADYVVSLIKEDAKFTFVPSIIFLISMVISFATGTSWGTMAIMTPLAVPIAYKITGEPFFSVTVMAGTVFAGAIFGDHCSPISDTTVLSSIFSGADHMDHVNTQIPYALTTAMVSLTIFLLYGLFKIPPIILILAGIVILIIISRFLYLIGMKKYNV is encoded by the coding sequence ATGGAAGGAACTGCATGGGCTATTTTACCACCACTTGTAGCGATCATGTTAAGCTTTATCACAAAAAACGTACTATTTTCGTTGTTTCTTGGCATATTCACGGGCGGATTACTTTTGAATTCATTTAATCCCGTATCAGCTGTAGGATACTCTCTTGAAAAAATTATTGGTTCAATGGCAGATGAATGGAATGCTAAACTATTACTTTTTAACCTATTGATGGGAGCCGGTATAGCATTCATTTGGAAACTCGGCGGTAGTACGGCGCTTTCCAACTGGGCGAAAAGGAAGATCAAATCGCGTAAAACAGCGAATGTAATGGCTTGGCTGCTCGGAATTATTGTTTTTTTCAACGATTATATTAATGCAGCCATCGTTGGAAATGTTACAAGAGATATATTTGAAGAACATAAAATTTCAAGAGAAAAACTATCCTACATTCTTGATTCGACCTCAGCACCCGTGGCAACTTTCTTCATATCAGACTGGATAGCCTATCAATTATCTATGATTCAAAAAGGGATGGAAGCAGCCAATATCACAGAAATAGCTCCAATAAAAGCATTTTTCGGAAGCATACCATTTAATTTTTACTGCATATTTACTGTGCTATTCGTTGGTTTGATTGCAATTACCGAATGGGATTTTGGACCAATGTTGAAAGCAGAGCTTAGAGCAAGAAAAGAGGGAAAAACCTATAGAGACGGAGCGGTTCCAATGCTGAATGTAGATTTTGAACTTGGTGAACCCCTTAAAACTAAACCTATGATCCTAACATTTATTCTTCCTATTCTTGCCCTTATTGGTGTCACACTTTGGGGATTTTATCACACTGGTGCCAAAGGAGGGGGGACAACTTTAATTGACAAACTTGGTAATGCAGATGCTGCAACGGCACTGTTGTGGGGAGCTTTTGCTATGGTTTTGACTGGTATGGGAATAGCTGCTATGTTTAAATTGATGAGCCTCTCCGAAATGATGAAAACGTTTTTAGATGGTTTGAAATTGATGCTACTTGCGTGTGCTATTCTTGTTCTTGCCTGGTCCATTGGTACGGTAACAAAAGATATGAAACTTGCAGATTATGTTGTTTCCCTTATTAAGGAAGATGCTAAGTTTACATTTGTACCATCAATCATCTTTCTCATATCAATGGTTATATCATTTGCTACAGGTACGTCATGGGGTACAATGGCCATCATGACGCCACTTGCGGTACCTATAGCTTACAAAATTACAGGCGAACCTTTTTTCTCTGTAACAGTGATGGCGGGTACAGTATTCGCTGGGGCGATATTTGGTGACCATTGCTCGCCTATATCGGATACTACTGTACTCTCTTCGATATTTTCTGGGGCAGACCACATGGATCACGTAAATACACAAATTCCATACGCTCTTACAACAGCTATGGTTTCACTAACCATTTTTCTTTTATACGGTTTATTCAAAATACCTCCGATTATATTGATTTTAGCTGGAATTGTGATTTTGATAATCATCTCAAGATTCTTATATTTGATTGGCATGAAAAAATACAATGTGTAG
- a CDS encoding PatB family C-S lyase, which yields MLEEFDIIVNRRKTDSFKWDMILNLHGEDVLPLWVADMDFKTSQRIIDALSQRVQHGIFGYTYRSNSYYETIVNWYKSRYNIDIQSEWIVNGPGVVPMIAFLINVLTLPGDKVIIQPPVYPPFFRVVESNGRRVVENRLMKKDNSWFMDFDNLESLIDERTKLIIISNPHNPVGRVWQYEELERLHDIAIKRNLIIVSDEIHADIIYSPNKFVSLLEISRENVIVLNSPGKTFNIAGLANSYGIIPDSKLRSIYKNYLESMELVIGNVLSIEALKAAYNDPDWVERLVSYLKRNRDYAYNFLLKNTPLLKPTLPEGTYLMWIDCSKTKLENPQEFFLKNARVFLNDGKDFGDKNFVRLNFACQFSVLKEALERIKGAYENALDFQAFKLPDERFEICKEIREEVFVIEQGIDISLEMDGKDYEAVHFILKHFSEPVAVARARDMGKYWKIERVAVRKDFRNLGYGKIIMRHIEAFLSNIEQKIFSLNAQVQVKDFYKKLGYKQVGEEFLEAGISHVRMEKVS from the coding sequence ATGTTAGAAGAATTTGACATTATTGTGAATCGCAGAAAAACAGATAGTTTTAAATGGGATATGATATTAAATCTGCATGGCGAGGATGTGTTACCTTTGTGGGTAGCTGACATGGATTTTAAAACTTCGCAGAGGATAATTGATGCTTTATCGCAACGAGTGCAACATGGAATATTTGGCTACACGTATCGTTCAAATAGTTATTATGAAACAATAGTTAATTGGTACAAAAGCAGGTACAATATAGATATTCAAAGTGAATGGATAGTCAATGGCCCAGGTGTTGTACCGATGATCGCTTTTTTGATAAATGTCCTCACATTACCCGGAGATAAGGTAATCATTCAACCACCGGTTTATCCACCTTTTTTTAGAGTGGTCGAAAGTAACGGCAGAAGGGTTGTTGAAAATCGGCTTATGAAAAAGGATAACTCTTGGTTCATGGACTTTGATAATTTGGAATCTCTGATTGATGAAAGAACTAAATTGATAATAATCTCCAATCCACACAATCCGGTCGGGCGAGTTTGGCAATACGAAGAACTTGAAAGACTCCACGATATAGCAATAAAAAGAAACTTAATTATCGTATCAGACGAAATACACGCTGATATAATCTACTCACCAAATAAATTTGTAAGTCTTCTTGAAATAAGTAGAGAAAACGTTATTGTACTTAATTCCCCAGGTAAAACGTTTAATATAGCCGGGCTAGCAAACTCATACGGTATCATCCCAGATAGCAAGTTAAGAAGCATTTACAAAAACTATCTTGAAAGCATGGAATTGGTGATTGGTAACGTACTCTCTATTGAAGCGTTAAAAGCTGCCTACAATGATCCTGATTGGGTTGAAAGACTTGTCTCGTATCTTAAAAGAAATCGCGATTATGCTTACAATTTTCTATTAAAAAATACACCATTACTTAAACCAACCTTACCTGAAGGTACTTACCTCATGTGGATCGACTGTTCAAAAACAAAGCTTGAAAATCCACAAGAATTTTTCCTAAAAAATGCAAGAGTTTTTCTAAACGATGGAAAGGATTTTGGAGACAAGAACTTTGTGAGACTTAACTTTGCTTGCCAATTTTCCGTGTTAAAAGAAGCACTTGAAAGAATCAAAGGTGCATACGAAAACGCTTTGGATTTCCAAGCTTTCAAATTACCAGACGAGCGATTTGAGATCTGTAAAGAGATTCGAGAGGAAGTTTTCGTTATTGAGCAAGGTATAGACATATCTTTGGAAATGGATGGTAAAGATTACGAGGCAGTACATTTCATTTTAAAGCATTTCTCTGAGCCTGTAGCCGTAGCGCGTGCAAGAGATATGGGTAAATATTGGAAAATTGAACGTGTGGCTGTTCGAAAAGACTTCAGAAACTTAGGATACGGTAAAATCATTATGCGACATATAGAGGCATTCTTATCCAATATTGAGCAAAAAATTTTTTCCCTGAACGCGCAAGTTCAAGTAAAAGATTTCTACAAGAAACTTGGTTATAAACAAGTAGGGGAAGAATTTCTCGAAGCTGGAATTTCACACGTCAGAATGGAGAAGGTGTCGTAA
- the aglB gene encoding cyclomaltodextrinase produces the protein MHYPLPSWVYESVVYQIFPDRFAIGNGKNVYDKAHLYTKRGGKVVDWNTLPKHKPNIEHCFEFWGGDLWGIAEKLDYINDLGANLIYTTPIFLSPSNHKYDTADYMKIDPQFGGQRAFIHYLKRAKEHGFKVMLDGVFNHLSKENKWFQNALKGKRKHLAKFSIYEDGYRAWHNVPDMPEWNWEETSVREYLLNVVEYYLRLGTDGWRLDVGFDVGYVNNAIITSRAKSVSIEKYVVTETWNFPSNWEVVDGIMNYHFRESVIGWLKGDLKNLGSVLQDAYNSTPNIYGCWNMLDSHDTQRIATVLPDKSLRKLAIVIQFTYPGVPFVYYGSEIGIEGGWDPENRAPMIWDESKWDNELRDFYKKIISIRKKEIALKVGQFKVLSEEPLAFLRKTPYVLDDIIVIVNKGKKTECTLSVPDGRLLAGTCFVDLFTNEEFYIVGGVLRTNVPEKGFRILKAVNKIRGSYNQYKRIY, from the coding sequence ATGCATTATCCACTCCCGAGCTGGGTCTATGAAAGTGTTGTATATCAGATTTTTCCGGACAGATTTGCAATTGGTAATGGCAAAAATGTATACGATAAGGCGCATCTATACACAAAGCGTGGAGGAAAAGTTGTTGACTGGAACACCTTACCAAAGCATAAACCAAACATCGAGCATTGCTTTGAGTTTTGGGGAGGAGATTTGTGGGGGATTGCCGAAAAACTTGACTATATCAACGACCTTGGTGCTAATTTAATATACACAACACCCATCTTTTTATCTCCATCAAATCATAAATACGATACGGCTGATTACATGAAAATTGATCCGCAATTTGGTGGCCAAAGAGCTTTTATACATTACTTAAAACGAGCGAAAGAGCATGGTTTTAAAGTAATGCTTGATGGTGTTTTTAACCACTTGAGCAAAGAAAACAAGTGGTTTCAAAATGCGCTAAAAGGAAAAAGAAAACATCTCGCAAAGTTCTCAATTTATGAAGATGGATACAGAGCATGGCACAATGTCCCAGATATGCCAGAGTGGAACTGGGAAGAGACTTCTGTGAGAGAATATCTATTGAATGTTGTCGAGTATTACTTGAGACTTGGAACAGATGGTTGGAGACTTGATGTTGGTTTCGATGTTGGATATGTCAACAACGCAATTATTACTTCAAGGGCCAAATCTGTATCAATTGAGAAATATGTTGTTACAGAAACGTGGAACTTCCCTTCAAATTGGGAAGTAGTAGATGGTATCATGAATTATCATTTTCGAGAAAGTGTTATTGGTTGGTTAAAAGGAGATCTAAAAAATCTAGGTAGTGTTTTACAAGATGCATACAATTCTACACCAAATATATATGGTTGTTGGAACATGCTCGATAGTCATGATACACAAAGGATAGCAACTGTATTACCAGACAAAAGCCTGCGTAAATTGGCAATTGTAATTCAGTTCACGTATCCTGGGGTGCCATTTGTATATTACGGAAGTGAAATTGGTATTGAAGGTGGTTGGGATCCGGAAAATAGAGCACCAATGATCTGGGACGAGAGTAAGTGGGATAATGAATTACGTGATTTTTACAAGAAAATCATCTCAATAAGAAAGAAGGAAATTGCACTAAAGGTAGGACAGTTTAAAGTCCTAAGCGAGGAACCTCTTGCGTTTTTAAGAAAAACTCCTTACGTACTTGATGATATAATTGTTATAGTTAACAAGGGAAAAAAAACAGAATGCACCCTTTCAGTTCCAGATGGCCGATTACTCGCTGGTACGTGCTTTGTCGATTTGTTCACAAATGAGGAATTTTACATAGTAGGTGGCGTTTTGAGAACTAATGTCCCCGAAAAAGGATTTAGAATACTAAAAGCAGTAAATAAAATTAGAGGAAGTTACAATCAGTACAAGAGAATATATTAA